A portion of the Aphelocoma coerulescens isolate FSJ_1873_10779 chromosome 1, UR_Acoe_1.0, whole genome shotgun sequence genome contains these proteins:
- the RAI2 gene encoding retinoic acid-induced protein 2 → MEELYKDAPNLPMDVTNSPSAMANNKLENGVAQLITAEAWNINSADLMKKALSPLVTVPAPSILTPPAESQSGVALKVAATVLQPICLGDNPVVLPIHLQVAGSAAPQMPATNAATPYVMTTQGPVPLPVLLEQHVFQHLNSPLVLPPGAACPASPLHAGLFPGTTTPVGQSQLLDPKPSSQAQEPVLPPVFQTPGFAAVLQDLFPSQGALGSAPCQPPPDYTTLPPQAFSSPLSPLVPPATLLVPYPVIVPLPVPIPIPIPVPIPVPHGAEAKAAPDPPKPPLFTPHSCKGTQTPLEKEETKPFELLHPREFPQLSRHTVIKMGGENEALDLSMKGPPALRASEAALPLPPPPSEDGALDLSLASCRKPGGLHGEAAGPGPAATAEIGAHPAPDKLPGPAGPFAPCKPQEAVGKAEGRAAGGGAAELLRQPQKWLVEQAGRAGCEPKAGNNIEIVSTSQTAKVIVSVKDAVPTIFCGKIKGLSGVSTKNFSFKRDLPQDSVLQCYDVKSPPEPRDSAEALRKPVKNRSVKLKKMNSPEIHILPIKKQRLAAFFPRK, encoded by the coding sequence ATGGAGGAGCTGTACAAGGATGCCCCAAACCTGCCTATGGACGTCACCAACTCACCCTCGGCGATGGCCAACAACAAGCTGGAAAATGGGGTGGCCCAGCTGATCACAGCAGAGGCCTGGAACATCAACTCGGCCGACCTGATGAAGAAAGCCCTTTCCCCACTGGTGACAGTCCCTGCACCCTCCATCCTGACGCCACCGGCCGAGTCGCAGAGCGGGGTGGCCCTGAAGGTGGCGGCCACCGTGCTGCAGCCCATCTGCCTGGGGGACAACCCCGTGGTCCTGCCCATCCACCTGCAGGTCGccggcagcgctgccccgcagATGCCAGCCACCAATGCCGCCACTCCCTACGTGATGACCACCCAGGGCCCTGTCCCGCTCCCCGTCCTCCTGGAGCAGCACGTCTTCCAGCACCTGAACTCGCCCCTGGTGCTGCCTCCGGGGGCTGCCTGCCCCGCCAGCCCCTTGCACGCCGGCCTCTTCCCCGGCACCACGACCCCTGTTGGGCAGTCTCAGCTCCTGGACCCCAAGCCCTCCAGCCAAGCGCAGGAGCCCGTCCTGCCCCCGGTCTTTCAGACACCGGGATTCGCCGCCGTCCTTCAGGACCTGTTTCCCTCACAGGGCGCCCTGGGCTCAGCCCCCTGTCAGCCGCCCCCCGACTACACCACCCTCCCACCCCAGGCCTTCAGCTCGCCCCTGTCCCCGCTGGTGCCCCCGGCTACGCTGCTGGTGCCCTACCCCGTCATCGTGCCCTTACCCGTCCCCATCcctatccccatccctgtccccatccctgtgccccacGGCGCCGAGGCCAAGGCGGCCCCTGACCCACCCAAGCCGCCGCTCTTCACCCCCCACTCCTGCAAGGGCACCCAGACACccctggagaaggaggagacGAAGCCCTTCGAACTCCTCCACCCGCGGGAGTTTCCCCAGCTCAGCCGTCACACTGTCATCAAGATGGGTGGTGAGAACGAGGCGTTGGACCTCTCCATGAAAGGGCCGCCCGCGCTTCGGGCCAGCGAGGccgcgctgccgctgccgccgccgccgtccgAGGACGGGGCCCTGGACCTGTCCCTCGCCTCCTGTCGCAAGCCGGGGGGGCTGCACGGGGAGGCGGCCGGCCCTGgccccgccgccaccgccgaGATCGGTGCCCACCCCGCGCCGGACAAGCTCCCCGGGCCAGCCGGCCCCTTCGCCCCCTGCAAGCCCCAGGAGGCGGTGGGCAAGGCGGAGGGCAGggccgcgggcggcggcgcggctgaGCTGCTGCGGCAGCCGCAGAAGTGGCTGGTGGAACAGGCGGGCAGGGCGGGCTGCGAGCCCAAGGCCGGCAACAACATCGAGATCGTCAGCACCTCGCAGACAGCCAAAGTCATCGTCTCCGTCAAGGATGCCGTGCCCACCATCTTCTGCGGCAAGATCAAGGGCCTGTCGGGGGTCTCCACCAAAAACTTTTCCTTCAAAAGGGACCTGCCCCAGGACTCGGTGCTGCAGTGCTACGATGTGAAGAGCCCGCCCGAGCCTCGGGACAGCGCCGAGGCCCTCAGGAAACCCGTCAAAAACAGGAGCGTAAAGCTAAAGAAAATGAACTCGCCGGAGATACATATTCTTCCAATCAAGAAGCAACGGCTGGCTGCCTTTTTTCCAAGAAAGTAA